A genomic region of Rhodospirillales bacterium contains the following coding sequences:
- the tadA gene encoding Flp pilus assembly complex ATPase component TadA, whose product MSDQDLPADESEQALPDGLADERRAKADDRRQKPGVPPDGVERRQWHDRRKKRALEGRERYLDMVQRERGILLDQGVARSTDQLLDMAGARGVSELEDEGIRDQASGDQLRSLLPVQSWLPLSIHLIGLRDRVLRVAPLHDMNDRQIKALISTAQRTGLNVEKIEVEIWDRAELLETLRSVHDLSADRCEKTLAQWLADVDNGLLLNQFQRDMMAEALQMRASDIHMLQDGNPDSPNWIRYRIDGDLVPIHILPADAMARLTTLIKRDAGLNFGDKTTPKDGRFGFTWQGRNIDIRVAAGPHAQEGEKLTLRLLDRASLKSFDDLFRRHEEIADYLSALLSPEIKGGGGMILLSGPTGSGKTTTMYACIQEIDRRRRHVLTIEDPIEYELRYATQWQVRPGMKGGEFPDLIRAAMRHDPDYIIIGEMRDADTVETSLRAAESGHTVISTVHADTALQTFERLRSLMPHERERSSTYTLAQQVKAVLNQRLVRTLCQGCAHHEKASDYLNEHEIHELMVEPDAEIRRHNPSGCDLCNRTGIVGRTLLLDALIITIGPGQRNEIYEALMRNVNDVVKESGVIVHTRREGLVDLVLSGLVDPKAALSYLEE is encoded by the coding sequence ATGAGTGACCAGGATTTGCCAGCGGATGAAAGCGAACAGGCCTTGCCTGATGGTTTGGCTGACGAGCGCCGTGCCAAGGCAGATGACCGTCGCCAGAAACCGGGCGTGCCGCCGGATGGCGTAGAGCGCCGCCAATGGCATGACCGCCGTAAAAAAAGAGCGCTCGAAGGCCGGGAACGCTACCTTGATATGGTTCAGCGTGAACGGGGCATCTTGCTGGATCAGGGCGTAGCGCGCTCAACGGATCAATTGCTCGATATGGCCGGTGCCCGCGGCGTTTCCGAACTGGAAGATGAAGGAATCCGCGATCAGGCAAGCGGTGACCAGTTGCGCTCTCTATTACCGGTTCAATCGTGGCTGCCGCTCAGTATTCACCTGATTGGCCTGCGCGACAGGGTTTTGCGCGTGGCCCCGCTGCATGACATGAACGACCGCCAGATCAAGGCTTTGATCTCGACGGCGCAGCGGACCGGCTTGAATGTCGAGAAAATCGAAGTTGAGATTTGGGACCGTGCAGAACTTCTGGAAACGCTGCGATCCGTGCATGATTTATCGGCAGATCGTTGCGAAAAAACGCTGGCGCAATGGCTGGCCGATGTTGATAACGGTTTGCTTTTGAACCAGTTTCAGCGCGATATGATGGCCGAGGCATTGCAAATGCGGGCTTCTGATATCCACATGTTGCAAGATGGTAATCCGGATTCTCCGAACTGGATTCGCTACCGGATTGATGGTGATCTTGTGCCAATACATATTTTGCCAGCCGATGCTATGGCCCGTTTGACGACGTTGATTAAACGGGATGCCGGCTTGAACTTCGGGGATAAAACGACGCCAAAAGACGGACGCTTTGGTTTTACGTGGCAGGGCCGAAATATCGATATCCGCGTCGCCGCCGGGCCGCACGCTCAGGAAGGCGAAAAGCTAACCCTTCGTTTGCTGGACCGCGCATCTCTCAAAAGCTTTGATGACTTGTTCCGCCGTCATGAGGAAATTGCTGATTATCTTTCCGCGCTACTCTCGCCAGAGATCAAAGGGGGCGGGGGAATGATCCTGCTCTCTGGGCCGACGGGATCTGGTAAAACCACGACCATGTATGCCTGTATTCAGGAAATCGATCGCCGCCGCCGTCATGTTCTGACGATTGAAGACCCGATTGAATATGAACTCCGCTACGCGACCCAGTGGCAGGTCCGGCCTGGTATGAAGGGCGGAGAGTTCCCGGATTTGATCCGCGCTGCCATGCGTCACGACCCCGACTATATCATCATCGGGGAGATGCGGGATGCCGATACGGTGGAAACGTCGCTGCGGGCGGCGGAATCCGGCCACACCGTGATTTCAACCGTCCACGCCGATACGGCGCTTCAGACCTTTGAGCGGTTGCGGTCCCTGATGCCGCATGAGCGCGAGCGCTCGTCAACCTATACGCTGGCGCAGCAGGTAAAGGCGGTTTTGAATCAGCGGCTTGTGCGGACGCTGTGCCAGGGCTGCGCCCATCATGAAAAAGCTTCGGATTACCTGAACGAACATGAAATCCATGAATTGATGGTCGAGCCCGATGCCGAGATCCGCCGCCATAACCCCAGCGGTTGTGATTTGTGTAACCGGACCGGGATCGTGGGCCGGACATTGCTCCTTGATGCGCTGATTATCACGATCGGACCGGGGCAACGGAACGAAATTTATGAAGCATTGATGCGCAATGTGAACGATGTCGTCAAGGAAAGCGGTGTGATTGTTCATACCCGCCGCGAGGGATTGGTTGATCTCGTCTTGTCCGGGTTGGTTGATCCCAAGGCCGCTCTATCCTATCTGGAAGAATAA
- a CDS encoding type II secretion system protein codes for MQQWIVEVAYDSARGPKKAVESFYLPTVDDVRNAVSKSGGYVLSIRPHERSPLERLLARSTWWQVQLLRGIQFRSTATSPGVALWRIIQAETNPMRQNILAPAREALARGLGVIDALKALRIFDHGTLAILAASERANKLQEGIPHAIHSITQKKKNTRAILGTLTWLIFDVFSIVSSLFAGKPMVMKWFHDNPPTDPTELEKFTRVVDNLELTWDVLIATAFGFAFFIGWVVFSFWINKGKNDWPTARIVRKIPLIGGYLRDLGFADSMMAAARMLRGLVPIGDALKQSSEATTVPEVSEYWNNASRELERGVMLGSALDNPPLTRSERLELASLSDLSQVATVLESVADMRSAAAKTKHSLIVWLAFGLTGIYLVIAFGSSIYALTVMNMSLDGMMGGLMQGAM; via the coding sequence ATGCAACAATGGATCGTAGAAGTTGCTTATGATTCCGCCCGCGGCCCCAAGAAAGCCGTTGAATCCTTCTATTTGCCCACCGTCGATGATGTGCGTAACGCCGTTTCCAAAAGTGGCGGCTATGTTTTGAGCATTCGTCCCCACGAACGATCGCCGCTGGAACGTCTTCTGGCACGCTCAACCTGGTGGCAGGTCCAGCTTTTGCGGGGGATCCAGTTTCGTTCGACAGCGACATCGCCGGGGGTGGCGTTATGGCGGATCATTCAGGCGGAAACCAACCCGATGCGCCAGAATATTCTGGCACCGGCGCGGGAAGCTCTGGCACGGGGGCTGGGCGTTATTGACGCTTTGAAAGCCCTGCGGATTTTCGACCACGGGACATTGGCTATTCTGGCCGCCAGCGAACGGGCCAATAAGTTACAGGAAGGGATTCCGCATGCCATCCATTCGATCACCCAGAAAAAGAAAAACACCCGGGCGATTTTGGGGACGCTGACCTGGCTGATTTTTGACGTGTTCAGTATCGTGTCGTCACTGTTTGCCGGGAAACCGATGGTGATGAAATGGTTCCATGACAACCCGCCGACCGATCCAACCGAATTGGAAAAGTTTACCCGCGTTGTCGATAATCTGGAGCTGACCTGGGATGTTTTGATCGCCACGGCTTTCGGGTTTGCGTTCTTTATCGGCTGGGTGGTGTTTTCATTCTGGATTAACAAGGGGAAAAACGACTGGCCGACGGCACGTATCGTACGGAAAATCCCTTTGATTGGCGGGTATTTGCGGGATTTGGGGTTTGCCGATTCGATGATGGCCGCGGCGCGGATGCTGCGCGGTCTGGTGCCGATCGGCGATGCTTTGAAACAATCGTCCGAGGCTACCACCGTCCCGGAAGTTTCTGAATACTGGAATAATGCCTCCCGCGAGCTGGAGCGGGGCGTGATGCTGGGGTCGGCACTGGACAATCCGCCGCTAACCCGAAGCGAACGCCTTGAACTTGCGAGCTTGTCTGATTTATCACAAGTTGCTACAGTACTAGAGTCTGTTGCCGATATGCGTTCTGCGGCGGCAAAAACCAAGCACTCTTTAATTGTCTGGCTCGCGTTTGGCTTGACGGGCATTTATCTTGTTATTGCCTTTGGTAGTTCGATCTACGCTTTGACGGTGATGAACATGAGTCTGGACGGTATGATGGGTGGCTTGATGCAAGGAGCAATGTAG
- a CDS encoding response regulator — translation MSKKPTIEELQEAVAKADALAEAKANFLATMSHEIRTPMQSVYGLLELIGEENPPPNIQSMVTTAKQSASGLLEILDDILDFAKMDADKMELDVFEVPVRTLIYGILEALSVKVHGQHVELRHDIMKDVPFVIIGDPKRLRQIIMNLAGNALKFTEKGTVTVRVTTQCQVLQPQKNKIVLRFEVEDTGIGMKQEIADRLFQPFTQADSSTSRKFGGTGLGLSICKKLVDLMGGKIGVTSTAGKGSTFWFEIPTEEVSTETTTLALPTLDGISVLSVEDHPQGAKEIVRSLESMGATVESCPTYKEGLELARRRPFDVGIIDQGLPDGLGIDLIREIVKIRPFMGLVMYTVRDDVGLQHSLQSLGVAYLSKPASRQGLGEAVQDAARKNVQMSIDGPTQLLIAEDTESVRDVLRRQLEKLSVAADFVTNGREALEALKSGKYGILFTDLHMPEIDGYAVVKTIREQEEKTGHHFPVIALTADVQMAQRQIYLSHGFDECLLKPVSLGQFRRLLARWGLLGEEQMDIPAAPDTAAEPPDEHGALPSAIDLEAVKVQMGDLDDSTVEMLKMFPSMVESVVTRLKNAQEQGDFHELREAAHSLKGGARSACCTVLGDIAAQIQARAEDNQPCDDLVPQALAEFERVRHTLENLKI, via the coding sequence ATGTCTAAAAAACCAACAATCGAAGAATTACAGGAAGCCGTTGCCAAGGCCGATGCGCTGGCCGAGGCCAAAGCCAATTTTCTGGCGACGATGAGCCATGAAATCCGCACGCCGATGCAATCGGTTTACGGCTTGCTGGAGCTAATCGGCGAGGAAAACCCGCCGCCTAATATCCAGAGCATGGTGACAACCGCCAAGCAATCGGCCAGCGGCCTTTTGGAAATCCTCGATGATATCCTCGATTTTGCCAAAATGGATGCCGACAAAATGGAACTCGACGTGTTCGAGGTTCCCGTCCGTACCCTGATTTACGGGATTTTAGAGGCGCTATCCGTCAAGGTTCACGGCCAGCATGTCGAACTGCGCCACGATATTATGAAGGATGTTCCCTTTGTGATTATCGGCGATCCCAAGCGTCTGCGCCAGATCATCATGAATCTGGCGGGGAATGCCCTGAAATTCACGGAAAAAGGCACAGTCACCGTTCGGGTTACGACGCAGTGCCAAGTTTTGCAGCCCCAGAAAAACAAGATCGTTTTGCGGTTTGAGGTCGAAGACACAGGTATCGGCATGAAGCAGGAAATTGCCGACCGCCTGTTCCAGCCCTTTACGCAGGCCGACAGTTCTACATCACGCAAATTCGGCGGGACCGGGCTGGGGCTTTCCATTTGTAAAAAACTGGTTGATTTGATGGGCGGCAAAATCGGGGTCACCAGCACTGCGGGCAAAGGCTCGACATTCTGGTTTGAAATCCCGACCGAAGAAGTCAGCACCGAAACGACGACGCTGGCGTTGCCGACGCTTGACGGCATTTCCGTGTTGTCCGTTGAAGATCACCCGCAAGGCGCCAAGGAGATCGTTCGTTCCCTTGAATCCATGGGGGCGACGGTCGAAAGCTGTCCGACTTATAAAGAGGGACTGGAGCTCGCTCGGCGGCGCCCCTTTGATGTCGGGATTATCGATCAGGGATTGCCCGACGGGCTGGGCATAGATTTAATCCGCGAAATCGTCAAAATCCGCCCGTTTATGGGGCTGGTGATGTATACGGTGCGCGATGATGTCGGGCTGCAGCATTCCCTGCAATCCCTCGGCGTGGCGTACCTGTCGAAACCGGCCAGCCGTCAGGGGTTGGGCGAGGCCGTGCAGGACGCAGCCCGTAAAAACGTGCAGATGAGTATCGACGGGCCGACCCAGCTTTTGATCGCCGAGGATACCGAAAGCGTGCGCGATGTCCTGAGACGGCAGCTCGAAAAACTCTCGGTCGCCGCCGATTTTGTGACAAACGGCCGCGAAGCCCTGGAAGCCCTGAAAAGTGGGAAATACGGCATTTTGTTTACCGATCTGCATATGCCGGAAATCGACGGTTATGCCGTCGTTAAAACGATCCGGGAACAGGAAGAAAAAACAGGGCATCATTTCCCTGTCATCGCCCTGACGGCTGATGTCCAGATGGCGCAGCGCCAGATTTACCTCAGCCACGGGTTTGATGAATGCCTGTTAAAGCCCGTGTCTTTAGGGCAGTTCCGCCGGCTTCTGGCGCGCTGGGGATTGTTGGGCGAAGAGCAAATGGATATCCCGGCAGCGCCCGATACGGCGGCAGAGCCACCAGATGAGCACGGCGCCCTTCCCTCGGCCATCGACCTAGAGGCAGTGAAAGTACAGATGGGCGATCTGGACGACAGCACGGTTGAGATGCTCAAAATGTTCCCGTCCATGGTTGAATCCGTGGTTACCCGCTTGAAAAATGCCCAGGAACAAGGCGATTTCCACGAATTACGTGAAGCTGCACACAGTTTAAAGGGCGGGGCGCGGTCGGCTTGCTGCACGGTTCTCGGCGATATTGCAGCACAGATTCAGGCCCGCGCCGAAGATAACCAACCGTGCGATGATCTGGTGCCGCAGGCGCTTGCGGAATTCGAGCGTGTCAGGCACACTCTGGAAAATCTGAAAATCTGA
- a CDS encoding aspartate-semialdehyde dehydrogenase, producing the protein MAYKVAVVGASGNVGHEMLNILHERDFPVSDVVALASSRSLGREVSFGDHDLKVQDLATFDFTGTDIVLSSPGAKVSAEFAPKAGKAGAVVIDNTSHFRMDPDVPLVVPEVNPQAIAGFNRKNIIANPNCSTIQMVVALKPLHDLAGIKRVVVSTYQSVSGAGKAAMDELFNQTKGIYMNQDPKAETFQKTIAFNVIPQIDVFMDDHMTREEWKMVAETKKIMDSKIKVCANCVRVPVFIGHAEMVNVEFENDISARDAKKAFRDFEGITLIDLDSDLEYVTQADIAGEDDVFVSRLREDPTVENGLNFWCVSDNLRKGAALNTIQIAEVLVKEYL; encoded by the coding sequence ATGGCTTATAAAGTAGCGGTCGTGGGTGCAAGCGGTAATGTCGGGCATGAAATGCTGAATATCCTGCATGAACGCGACTTTCCGGTCAGCGATGTGGTCGCGCTGGCCTCGAGCCGTTCGCTGGGGCGTGAAGTCTCCTTTGGCGATCACGATCTGAAAGTACAGGATCTGGCCACGTTCGATTTTACCGGGACGGATATCGTGCTGTCCTCTCCCGGTGCAAAAGTCTCTGCGGAGTTTGCGCCTAAGGCCGGGAAAGCCGGGGCAGTGGTGATCGATAACACCAGCCATTTCCGCATGGATCCCGATGTGCCGCTGGTCGTGCCGGAAGTGAACCCGCAGGCCATCGCCGGGTTTAACAGGAAAAACATCATCGCGAACCCGAACTGCTCGACCATCCAGATGGTCGTTGCGCTCAAGCCCTTGCATGATCTCGCCGGGATCAAGCGCGTGGTCGTCTCTACATACCAATCCGTGTCCGGTGCGGGCAAGGCCGCGATGGATGAGCTGTTCAACCAGACCAAAGGGATCTATATGAACCAAGATCCCAAAGCGGAAACCTTCCAGAAAACCATCGCCTTTAACGTGATCCCGCAGATCGACGTGTTCATGGACGACCACATGACCAGGGAAGAATGGAAGATGGTCGCCGAAACCAAAAAGATCATGGACAGCAAAATCAAGGTTTGCGCGAACTGCGTCCGCGTTCCGGTCTTTATCGGTCATGCCGAAATGGTGAATGTCGAGTTTGAAAACGATATCAGTGCCCGCGATGCCAAAAAAGCCTTCCGCGATTTCGAGGGCATTACCCTGATTGATCTGGACAGTGATCTGGAGTATGTGACGCAGGCCGATATCGCCGGGGAAGACGATGTGTTTGTTTCCCGGCTGCGCGAAGACCCGACGGTCGAAAACGGCCTGAATTTCTGGTGCGTGTCGGATAACCTGCGCAAAGGTGCGGCCCTGAACACGATCCAGATCGCTGAAGTGCTGGTAAAAGAATATCTGTAG
- a CDS encoding type IV secretion protein DotG, which translates to MNDQNNMNDDLEMGIPDGDDHFEDFETGTSLGEMWRENPIVKIGIIVAVVTTVIAGIILFGGKKQTTDPSMMRAGSDVSSTPGTEEVSDVYREAVEEQNTQEVENALRQGGSALPVPITAPVGILPDVGTQDQGEDPLERWRRIQEERRLQEERQQKAMAAETASLPDPHAETIAALADAISAQMDSVLQTVEIDHMEHMFVTDPDNYFAEDEEKLAEAAAAADDEGIVEILLPAGTIEYGQLLIEANSDTPGPVLAQLVSGPLAGSRMIGDFSAEEEYLILRFSAIVIDGISYSIDAVALDPDTTGIGMATEVDHRYFRRIILPAAAAFIEGMGSAIADSGNTTVTVAGDTVAQEEENLDTREEIFKGVSEASSKLGEILDDQAQDTQTLVKVHAGTPMGILFLDPVTKEDDDTGNAGS; encoded by the coding sequence ATGAATGATCAGAACAATATGAATGATGATCTGGAGATGGGCATCCCTGACGGCGATGACCATTTTGAGGATTTTGAAACGGGAACGTCTTTGGGAGAGATGTGGCGCGAAAACCCTATCGTTAAAATAGGGATTATTGTTGCCGTTGTTACCACCGTTATTGCCGGGATCATATTGTTCGGCGGTAAAAAGCAGACCACCGACCCGTCAATGATGCGGGCGGGATCTGACGTATCTTCAACCCCCGGCACGGAAGAAGTCAGTGACGTCTATCGTGAAGCGGTCGAGGAACAAAACACTCAGGAAGTTGAGAACGCCTTGCGTCAGGGCGGAAGCGCTTTGCCGGTTCCTATTACGGCACCTGTCGGAATTCTTCCCGACGTCGGCACCCAGGATCAGGGGGAAGATCCCTTGGAACGGTGGCGGCGGATTCAAGAAGAGCGTCGCCTTCAAGAAGAACGCCAGCAAAAAGCTATGGCGGCGGAGACAGCATCCCTTCCCGACCCCCATGCCGAAACAATCGCGGCGCTGGCTGACGCCATTTCAGCACAAATGGACTCTGTCCTGCAGACTGTCGAAATCGATCACATGGAACATATGTTTGTGACCGATCCCGATAACTATTTTGCCGAAGATGAGGAAAAACTGGCTGAGGCGGCCGCGGCGGCGGATGATGAAGGTATCGTCGAAATTCTTCTTCCTGCCGGTACAATCGAATACGGGCAGCTTTTGATCGAGGCCAATTCCGATACCCCCGGTCCGGTTCTGGCCCAGCTCGTGAGTGGGCCTCTGGCCGGTTCACGCATGATCGGTGATTTTTCTGCGGAAGAGGAATACCTGATCCTGCGATTTAGCGCCATTGTCATTGACGGTATTTCTTATTCTATTGACGCGGTTGCTCTGGACCCCGATACAACCGGTATTGGTATGGCCACCGAAGTTGACCATCGTTATTTCCGCCGTATTATCCTTCCGGCGGCGGCGGCCTTTATTGAAGGCATGGGAAGCGCGATTGCCGATTCCGGTAATACAACGGTCACAGTTGCCGGTGATACCGTCGCTCAGGAAGAAGAGAATCTCGATACACGGGAAGAAATCTTCAAAGGGGTTTCGGAAGCCTCCAGCAAACTCGGCGAGATTCTTGACGATCAGGCACAGGACACACAAACGCTTGTCAAAGTTCATGCGGGAACGCCCATGGGGATTCTCTTCCTTGACCCGGTCACGAAAGAAGATGACGATACTGGGAACGCGGGAAGTTAA
- a CDS encoding type IV secretion protein DotH: MKHIPLIFAVLIGALLVYAAPAAAQSPELLSPSGEGDTALPSPGNASPRAPGMLLSPDDSFGGNVRTSAVESQEEVEAEIKEQSFNAAITGLLPMEPYMIRDLLKRYDKTQEALQVPIYPYPQPEISVETISLDPGSSPPLIKVAVEHVTTLNILDITGAPWPIQDIGWAGKFEIIQPEDGAHVIRITPMEEYAHGNISIRLLGLKTPIVFTLETHRDVVQYRLDARVPEFGPQAKAPLIEGGLTIAAGDSILGTILDGVPPEGAIRLDISGIDGRTSAYLYNDQTYVRTPLSLLSPGWDKSVSSADGMNVYALANAPVLLLSDKGRVVRAVLSNKEDTPDE; encoded by the coding sequence ATGAAACATATACCCCTGATATTTGCCGTTTTAATCGGTGCGCTGCTTGTATATGCGGCGCCCGCGGCTGCGCAGTCCCCGGAACTGTTGTCGCCATCGGGTGAGGGTGACACAGCATTGCCCTCGCCGGGGAATGCTTCACCCCGCGCCCCGGGCATGCTGCTCTCCCCGGATGACAGCTTTGGCGGGAACGTACGGACCAGCGCTGTTGAATCCCAGGAAGAAGTGGAGGCCGAGATTAAGGAACAATCCTTTAATGCGGCGATAACCGGGCTTTTGCCGATGGAGCCCTACATGATTCGTGACCTTCTTAAACGTTACGACAAGACGCAGGAAGCGCTGCAGGTTCCCATTTACCCCTATCCGCAACCGGAAATTAGCGTGGAAACCATATCGCTTGATCCCGGCTCATCCCCGCCGCTTATCAAGGTGGCCGTCGAGCATGTGACAACATTAAACATTCTGGATATTACCGGGGCACCGTGGCCTATTCAGGATATCGGGTGGGCTGGAAAGTTTGAAATCATCCAGCCGGAAGATGGCGCCCATGTCATCCGGATTACACCGATGGAAGAATATGCCCACGGCAACATATCGATCCGCTTGCTTGGCCTTAAAACGCCGATCGTTTTCACATTAGAGACACATCGCGATGTTGTGCAATACCGTCTGGATGCCCGTGTTCCTGAATTTGGCCCTCAGGCAAAAGCACCGCTCATCGAAGGGGGGCTGACGATTGCCGCCGGGGATTCCATTTTGGGAACGATTCTTGACGGGGTGCCACCCGAAGGGGCTATTCGTCTGGATATCAGCGGTATTGACGGGCGGACTTCGGCCTACCTCTATAACGATCAAACGTATGTCAGAACACCCCTGTCGTTGCTTTCTCCCGGATGGGATAAATCTGTCTCATCTGCCGATGGCATGAACGTCTATGCCTTGGCCAACGCTCCTGTCCTGCTCCTGTCCGATAAGGGCCGGGTCGTACGCGCCGTACTCAGTAATAAAGAGGACACACCGGATGAATGA
- a CDS encoding type IVB secretion system apparatus protein IcmL/DotI, whose product MSETSEKKTNSPHQIKRPKAARSAENPKAGGSEDPKPDKGLSTVIVRNDFYRDGYRTLLKISLIQALIIVGMIAAMFFVVHTHQPENRYFATTEDGRLIPMVSLMEPNLSTPALMSWVAQATTEVMTFNFNDYRRRLQEASRNFTRQGWDSFTLALQKSRIIEMVETNQQVVTAAPRGAPILQSEGIVKGRYQWVVQVPMVISYQSGAKVRTDNLMVTLVIVRVPRLESPNGVGIEQWIAVKG is encoded by the coding sequence ATGTCTGAGACAAGCGAAAAAAAAACAAATAGCCCTCACCAAATAAAACGGCCAAAAGCCGCACGTTCGGCTGAAAACCCAAAAGCCGGTGGTAGCGAAGATCCAAAACCCGACAAAGGGTTGAGCACGGTTATCGTCCGGAACGATTTTTATCGGGACGGTTACAGAACCTTGCTGAAGATCTCATTGATTCAAGCCCTCATCATTGTCGGCATGATCGCCGCGATGTTTTTTGTTGTCCACACTCATCAACCGGAAAACCGTTATTTTGCAACGACCGAAGATGGGCGCCTGATCCCTATGGTGTCCCTGATGGAGCCTAACTTGAGCACCCCGGCCCTGATGTCATGGGTGGCGCAAGCCACAACCGAAGTTATGACGTTCAATTTCAACGATTATCGCCGCCGCCTGCAGGAAGCGTCTCGTAATTTCACACGGCAGGGGTGGGACAGCTTTACTCTGGCGCTGCAAAAATCGCGTATTATCGAGATGGTCGAAACAAACCAGCAAGTTGTGACGGCCGCCCCCAGAGGAGCGCCTATCCTTCAATCCGAAGGGATCGTAAAAGGCCGCTATCAATGGGTTGTACAGGTTCCCATGGTCATCAGTTATCAATCAGGCGCCAAGGTCAGAACAGACAATTTGATGGTTACACTGGTTATTGTCCGTGTTCCCCGTCTGGAAAGTCCCAACGGGGTTGGTATTGAACAATGGATTGCCGTTAAAGGCTAA